The window CTCCATAAGGATGATCTTCTACAAATGGGACATTCTGGGAACTCCGAAATACATTGGCCTCGGAAATTTCACAAGAATGATGTCTGATAAAGTTTTCTGGTCGAGCCTGTGGCACACAGTCTATTTCGTCATATTGACGGTGCCACCAATCGTGGTACTCTCCTTCCTCATAGCCTTGTTGATAAATTCAAGGATCAGTTTCAAAGGTTTTCTCAGGAGCGCTTTTTATCTGCCTTACACACTCACCATATCCGTGGTTTGTCTGACCTGGCAAATGCTGTACAACCCGTACTTTGGATTGATCGGAAGGATGATGAAAGCCGTTGGGCTTCAACCCATCAACTGGTTAGCAGACCCAGTGTGGGCGATGCCGGCGATCGTCATCACCACAGTTTGGTGGACAATTGGTTTTTGTATTGTACTTTACCTTGCGGGTCTCCAGCAGATTCCTGCTTCTTACTACGAAGCAGCCGAGTTGGATGGGGCGAACGGTTTCCAAAGAATGTTCTACATAACGATTCCCCTCCTCAAGCGAGTTCATGTGCTG of the Thermotoga sp. Ku-13t genome contains:
- a CDS encoding sugar ABC transporter permease; translation: MAVYRKRRHALLAYLLFAPFCVLLFVFRLIPFVNSIRMIFYKWDILGTPKYIGLGNFTRMMSDKVFWSSLWHTVYFVILTVPPIVVLSFLIALLINSRISFKGFLRSAFYLPYTLTISVVCLTWQMLYNPYFGLIGRMMKAVGLQPINWLADPVWAMPAIVITTVWWTIGFCIVLYLAGLQQIPASYYEAAELDGANGFQRMFYITIPLLKRVHVLVLVTQIIASLQIFGQVYIMTGGGPAGRTRTLMQYVYEQGFRYFRMGYAQAMAFVLFLVMLVFTYLQLRLMMTSAKEELI